The Deinococcus sp. Marseille-Q6407 genome has a window encoding:
- a CDS encoding M67 family metallopeptidase, which produces MSAALSTVWLPLVLRRQLWAHARREQPRECVGVLGGTSSGEGWQAQVYVPLPNVAERAEVQYRADPAALIRALRELRAQQLSLVGLFHSHPRGPQQPSATDIAAASYAVPYLIVDLSAGTLRGFLLPEGAEVAVRPRPGCYPELL; this is translated from the coding sequence ATGTCTGCGGCCCTGTCCACCGTGTGGTTGCCTCTGGTCCTGCGCCGGCAGCTGTGGGCCCACGCCCGCCGGGAGCAGCCCAGAGAGTGCGTGGGCGTGCTGGGCGGGACCAGCAGCGGCGAGGGCTGGCAGGCTCAGGTCTACGTGCCGCTGCCCAACGTGGCCGAGCGGGCCGAGGTGCAGTACCGCGCCGACCCCGCCGCATTGATCCGCGCCCTGCGGGAACTGCGCGCGCAGCAGCTGTCTCTGGTGGGCCTGTTCCACAGCCACCCCCGGGGGCCACAGCAGCCCAGCGCCACCGACATCGCCGCGGCCAGCTACGCGGTTCCCTACCTGATCGTTGATCTGAGCGCCGGCACCCTGCGCGGCTTCCTGCTGCCAGAGGGTGCAGAAGTGGCGGTACGCCCCCGGCCCGGCTGCTACCCTGAACTGTTATGA
- the rplT gene encoding 50S ribosomal protein L20 gives MARAKTGIIRRRRHKKVLKRAKGFWGSRSKQYRNAFQTLLNAATYEYRDRRNKKRDFRRLWIQRINAGARLHGMNYSTFMNGLKLAGVDLNRKVLADIAAREPETFKALVDTAKQAREGQKAA, from the coding sequence ATGGCTCGCGCTAAGACTGGTATCATCCGCCGCCGCCGTCACAAGAAGGTCCTGAAGCGGGCCAAGGGCTTCTGGGGTTCTCGCTCCAAGCAGTACCGCAATGCCTTCCAGACCCTGCTGAACGCCGCGACCTACGAGTACCGCGACCGCCGCAACAAGAAGCGTGACTTCCGCCGCCTGTGGATCCAGCGTATCAACGCCGGCGCCCGCCTGCACGGCATGAACTACTCCACCTTCATGAACGGCCTGAAGCTGGCCGGTGTGGACCTCAACCGCAAGGTGCTGGCCGACATCGCCGCCCGCGAACCCGAAACCTTCAAGGCCCTGGTGGACACCGCCAAGCAGGCCCGCGAAGGCCAGAAGGCCGCCTGA
- the queC gene encoding 7-cyano-7-deazaguanine synthase QueC, with protein sequence MTFPNDNPRAVVLLSGGLDSSTVLGLAVRNGYQPAALSFRYGQRHTVELERAAKIAAHFGAEHRIIDINIGSFGGSALTDQAIDVPLDATPGGVIPPTYVPGRNTVFIAVGLSLAEAIDAGSLHLGITAVDYSGYPDCRPDYLAAYQTLADLATMAGREGHGARLVAPLLEMSKADIVRTALDVGVPVDLTWSCYSGGTEPCGLCDSCRIRDEALLDTGHPELMTRRGRERLGV encoded by the coding sequence ATGACTTTCCCCAACGACAACCCCCGCGCCGTGGTGCTGCTGTCGGGCGGGCTGGATTCCAGCACGGTGCTGGGCCTGGCCGTCCGAAACGGCTACCAGCCGGCGGCCCTGAGTTTTCGCTACGGCCAGCGCCATACCGTGGAGCTGGAACGGGCCGCCAAGATTGCCGCGCACTTCGGGGCGGAACACCGCATCATTGACATCAACATCGGCAGTTTTGGCGGCAGCGCTCTGACCGACCAGGCCATTGACGTGCCGCTGGACGCCACCCCGGGCGGCGTGATTCCGCCCACCTACGTGCCGGGGCGCAACACCGTCTTTATTGCGGTGGGTCTTTCCCTGGCCGAAGCGATAGACGCAGGCAGCCTGCACCTGGGCATCACGGCGGTGGATTACTCCGGCTATCCCGACTGCCGGCCCGACTATCTGGCCGCCTACCAGACCCTGGCCGACCTGGCCACGATGGCTGGCCGCGAGGGGCACGGCGCACGACTGGTCGCCCCGCTGCTGGAGATGAGTAAGGCCGATATCGTCCGCACCGCGCTGGACGTGGGCGTGCCGGTGGACCTCACCTGGAGCTGCTACAGCGGGGGCACCGAGCCCTGTGGCCTGTGCGACTCCTGCCGCATTCGCGACGAGGCGCTGCTGGACACCGGCCACCCGGAACTGATGACCCGCCGTGGCCGCGAGCGCCTGGGCGTCTGA
- the rpmI gene encoding 50S ribosomal protein L35, translating into MPKMKTKKSATRRIKITATGKVMAFKSGKRHQNTGKSGNDISKKGKGFVLAKSEWARMKAMKPYAGGK; encoded by the coding sequence ATGCCCAAGATGAAGACCAAGAAGAGCGCCACCCGCCGGATTAAGATCACGGCAACCGGCAAAGTCATGGCGTTCAAGAGTGGCAAGCGCCACCAGAACACCGGCAAGAGCGGGAACGACATCAGCAAAAAGGGCAAGGGCTTTGTGCTGGCCAAGAGCGAATGGGCCCGTATGAAGGCGATGAAGCCTTACGCAGGAGGTAAATAA
- a CDS encoding KH domain-containing protein — MKRDLDRSFGPQDEGPDIDVEELVEFLAQQVVDDPAQVQVYRQGQTLLIRVGEGEEGRLIGRQGRVIQAIRTLARSATSPRARLTVDLDGPRAGQGSGRSSFSSRERRS; from the coding sequence ATGAAGCGCGACCTAGACCGTTCTTTCGGCCCCCAGGACGAGGGCCCCGATATTGACGTGGAGGAGCTGGTAGAGTTCCTGGCTCAGCAGGTGGTGGATGACCCGGCGCAGGTGCAGGTGTACCGCCAGGGCCAGACCCTGCTGATCCGGGTGGGCGAGGGTGAAGAAGGCCGGCTGATCGGCCGCCAGGGCCGGGTCATTCAGGCCATTCGCACCCTGGCCCGCAGCGCCACCTCGCCCCGCGCCCGGCTGACGGTGGATTTGGACGGCCCGCGCGCAGGCCAGGGCAGTGGCCGCTCCTCCTTCTCCAGCCGGGAGCGCCGCTCGTGA
- a CDS encoding 7-carboxy-7-deazaguanine synthase QueE, which produces MNTGNELVEREAEGPGNSAPSASTLKYPVYERFYTWQGEGVHLGRAAYFIRLYGCPQHCPWCDSAGTWHPDFRPAAVQLLDAGTLARAVAEESPPGAVVIITGGEPILFDLGPLAEALHALGRQVHIETSGIAPLQGRLDWVTLSPKPTQTWPLPEVVARADEVKIIVHEPEDIQAGLATLGGLRDDAVIWLHPEWSRARERDMRVLNAITDAVKADPRLRAGYQMHKLYRADELDEHSDKRLIPLGGNERLGY; this is translated from the coding sequence GTGAATACTGGGAATGAGCTGGTAGAGCGGGAAGCGGAAGGGCCAGGCAACTCCGCGCCCTCTGCTTCCACGCTCAAATACCCGGTCTACGAGCGCTTCTACACCTGGCAGGGCGAGGGCGTGCATCTGGGCCGGGCCGCTTACTTTATCCGGCTGTACGGGTGCCCGCAGCACTGCCCCTGGTGCGACAGCGCCGGCACCTGGCACCCCGATTTCCGCCCGGCGGCTGTGCAGCTGCTGGACGCAGGCACCCTGGCCCGCGCCGTGGCCGAGGAAAGCCCGCCCGGCGCGGTGGTGATCATCACCGGAGGCGAGCCGATTCTGTTCGACCTTGGCCCGCTAGCAGAAGCGCTGCACGCGCTGGGCCGGCAGGTGCACATCGAGACCAGCGGGATCGCCCCGCTGCAGGGCCGCCTGGACTGGGTCACACTGTCGCCCAAGCCCACCCAGACCTGGCCGCTGCCGGAAGTGGTGGCCCGCGCCGACGAGGTAAAAATCATCGTGCACGAGCCGGAAGATATCCAGGCCGGACTGGCGACCCTGGGTGGCCTGCGGGACGACGCAGTGATCTGGCTGCACCCGGAATGGAGCCGCGCCCGCGAGCGCGATATGCGGGTGCTGAACGCCATCACCGACGCTGTCAAGGCAGACCCGCGCCTGCGGGCCGGCTACCAGATGCACAAGCTGTACCGCGCAGATGAGCTGGACGAGCACAGTGACAAGCGCCTGATCCCGCTGGGCGGGAACGAAAGGCTAGGGTACTAG
- the trmD gene encoding tRNA (guanosine(37)-N1)-methyltransferase TrmD codes for MLTFSVLTLFPELLRPFAAEALLGKAQERGLVQVNLHDLRQWSGNRHHKVDDTPYGGGAGMVIRVDVVARALEALREQGPVDEVVMLTPAGETFRQATAEAWAARGGHWVILCGRYEGFDARVERLVTREVSIGDFVMMGGEAAAACIMEAVARLIPGVLGAEASHQDDSFSSGLLDYPEYTRPQVWEGEGVPEILQGGNHGAIAAWRRAQALGRTLERRPDLLPTAGLTPQDSAELLRLGASTEQLAGWNAPEPPRPKAKRRKKKAAEPA; via the coding sequence GTGCTGACTTTTTCCGTGCTGACCCTGTTCCCTGAACTGCTGCGCCCCTTTGCCGCCGAGGCCCTGCTGGGCAAGGCACAGGAGCGCGGGCTGGTGCAGGTGAATCTGCACGACCTGCGGCAGTGGTCCGGCAACCGGCACCACAAGGTGGATGACACCCCTTACGGCGGCGGCGCCGGTATGGTGATTCGGGTGGACGTGGTGGCCCGCGCCCTGGAAGCACTGCGTGAGCAGGGGCCGGTAGACGAAGTGGTGATGCTGACCCCGGCCGGCGAGACTTTCCGGCAGGCTACCGCTGAAGCCTGGGCCGCGCGCGGCGGCCACTGGGTGATTCTGTGCGGACGCTATGAAGGCTTTGACGCCCGCGTGGAGCGGCTGGTCACCCGCGAAGTGAGCATCGGTGACTTTGTGATGATGGGCGGCGAGGCGGCGGCCGCCTGCATCATGGAAGCGGTGGCGCGGCTGATCCCCGGCGTGCTGGGCGCGGAAGCTTCGCATCAGGACGATTCGTTCAGTTCGGGTCTGCTGGACTATCCGGAATATACCCGCCCGCAGGTCTGGGAAGGGGAGGGGGTGCCGGAGATTCTGCAGGGCGGCAACCACGGCGCCATTGCCGCCTGGCGGCGAGCACAGGCGCTGGGCCGCACCCTGGAACGCCGCCCCGACCTGCTGCCCACCGCCGGCCTGACCCCACAGGACTCTGCCGAACTGCTGCGGCTGGGAGCCAGCACCGAACAGCTGGCCGGCTGGAATGCCCCCGAGCCGCCCAGGCCAAAAGCCAAACGGCGTAAGAAAAAAGCCGCAGAGCCGGCATAA
- the truB gene encoding tRNA pseudouridine(55) synthase TruB, translating into MPVFAVDKPLGLTSHDVVGRVRRLRGTRRVGHTGTLDPLATGVLVVCVEDSTKVVQFMERDSKDYLAWVSLGGSTPTLDAEGPLETRSPADMPSQAALEEALAGFLGDIQQVPPQYSAIQVGGRRAYDVARRGGELDLPARPVTIHRLELLGVYSSLAQAPQRVSRGAGGWAPDPAGREVPLPPALGEFPTLLLRASVGSGTYLRSLARDLGTALGQPAHLSGLLRTRAGAYDLADCLPLDAVADAEGHSDLSALPFPQVEVSEQTAAELRQGKRPRCAETGRLTVTHAGRLVAVVDGDGEQWKVVRAWN; encoded by the coding sequence ATGCCCGTTTTTGCGGTGGATAAACCTCTTGGCTTGACGTCCCACGATGTGGTGGGCCGGGTGCGGCGGCTGCGCGGCACCCGGCGGGTCGGACACACCGGCACCCTGGACCCGCTGGCGACCGGCGTGCTGGTGGTCTGCGTAGAAGACAGCACCAAAGTGGTGCAGTTTATGGAGCGTGACTCCAAGGACTATCTGGCCTGGGTCAGCCTGGGAGGCAGCACCCCGACCCTGGACGCCGAAGGTCCGCTGGAGACCCGGTCGCCTGCTGACATGCCGTCACAGGCCGCGTTGGAGGAAGCTCTAGCCGGCTTTCTGGGCGACATTCAGCAGGTGCCGCCGCAGTACAGCGCCATTCAGGTGGGCGGCCGCCGGGCCTACGATGTGGCGCGGCGCGGAGGAGAGCTGGACCTGCCGGCCCGCCCGGTGACCATTCACCGGCTGGAGTTGCTGGGCGTCTACTCGTCGCTGGCGCAGGCACCGCAGCGGGTGAGCCGGGGTGCGGGCGGGTGGGCGCCGGACCCGGCCGGCCGCGAGGTGCCATTGCCGCCCGCCCTGGGCGAGTTTCCCACCCTGCTGCTCCGCGCTTCGGTGGGCAGCGGGACCTATCTGCGCTCGCTGGCCCGCGACCTGGGCACGGCGCTGGGCCAGCCGGCGCACCTTTCGGGCCTGCTGCGCACCCGCGCCGGCGCCTATGACCTGGCCGACTGCCTGCCGCTGGACGCGGTGGCCGACGCCGAGGGCCACTCTGACCTGAGCGCCCTGCCGTTTCCACAAGTGGAGGTCTCCGAGCAGACAGCTGCCGAACTGCGCCAGGGCAAGCGCCCCCGCTGCGCCGAAACGGGCCGCCTGACCGTGACCCACGCCGGCCGGCTGGTGGCTGTGGTGGACGGCGACGGTGAGCAGTGGAAAGTGGTGCGGGCCTGGAACTGA
- a CDS encoding DNA translocase FtsK, which yields MLGGVSKARSAQGRKSKSPASRRPAVAPAAGSPLDSEAIGLLLIALGLFLALSLLLPLLDSLGGGRLSGHQPQGGFNLTGTVRGFFVRWLGWAAYLLPVIPLGYGALIFTGRSLRRFSLRLLGGALVALSLSLLTAPFWPGVAGALAVRLLHPVLATVGLAALLLPLALLLLGLDLLRGQAPLSHFRQVGRGFSRAAVSGADRMEDLVQERREGREVARSRGALRGELRRHLSQLSGLLELRPEHPELKLQEGEVRAVLAEVRGLSEQDVTHYTAALQDWDRALEAAAVQEIEALRARLSSESQPAGDVGTQVEEKAEAIRRGRCELGAELHATQASAALDEVRHRLVGELTRLAQRAGRLERARSAADAQLAKAARNGKKAPALAARLKLLGRESRAHAGRQEGWQALADAWTDWQTLEPLFSGWPDLAAAYDRSPSEEAGAALAKALAAQPLDTLRERAAWTAALQDGTFPAPVGGMPAGQAAPVMSPAPASAAHPKPARARPAAAAKVAIEAEPPATDPALAFDFAGDVLEELAPAAPPAPTRNRSAASPVPRPGPTEEVDPAAEVEPADDWQPPAPLAQPAQRTADTPPWEGSRVGAARMTVSSHAAPERPQPQPQQAERPKQGALELALPSTDLLDPIPAAALNTAALDVSARQRAALIDQTLAEFNLQARVVDFARGPTVTRYEIEPAPGEKISRIASLSNDLARALAVAGVRIEAPVPGKSVIGLEVPNADREPVTFHQAVAAPSFQRSKAALPIILGKSIDGELLVGDLAKMPHLLIAGSTGSGKSVCVNTLINSLLFRFYPQELRFLMIDPKMVELTPYDGIPHLVRGVVTNPVDAAGVLLGAVAHMERRYKMMSQVGAKNLGQFNAKMRQTGEPELPHLIIIIDELADLMITSPKEVEAAIMRLAQMARATGMHLVLATQRPSVDILTSLIKVNVPARVAFAVSSGHDSRTILDSLGAERLTGMGDMLFYQPGLIKPVRLQGPFISEEESVRVTGQLKRMIFEDQFAEAYGADFDGAVMAEGPGADPAQMDFSDPYLRQAAQIVVEEGQGSVSRLQRRLSVGHARAGKLMDMLEAMGIVSKHQGSKPRDVLITEADLPEYFGR from the coding sequence ATGCTGGGGGGCGTGTCTAAGGCCCGCAGCGCTCAGGGGCGCAAGTCAAAATCTCCGGCCTCCCGCCGCCCGGCGGTGGCCCCAGCGGCCGGCTCTCCTCTCGACAGCGAGGCCATCGGGCTGCTGCTGATCGCGCTGGGGCTGTTTCTGGCGCTGTCTTTGCTGCTGCCGCTGCTGGATTCGCTGGGCGGTGGGCGGCTGAGTGGGCACCAGCCGCAGGGGGGCTTCAATCTGACCGGCACGGTGCGGGGCTTTTTCGTGCGTTGGCTGGGCTGGGCGGCGTATCTGCTGCCGGTCATTCCGCTGGGCTACGGTGCCCTGATCTTTACCGGCCGCTCGCTGCGGCGTTTCAGCCTGCGCCTGCTGGGCGGGGCGCTGGTGGCCCTGTCGCTGTCACTGCTGACGGCGCCGTTCTGGCCGGGTGTGGCCGGGGCGCTGGCTGTGCGGCTGCTGCACCCGGTGCTGGCGACGGTCGGGCTGGCCGCGCTGCTGCTGCCGCTGGCCCTGCTGCTGCTGGGGCTGGACCTGCTGCGCGGTCAGGCTCCGCTGAGCCATTTCCGGCAGGTGGGCCGGGGCTTTAGCCGCGCCGCCGTGTCGGGGGCCGACCGAATGGAAGATCTGGTGCAGGAACGCCGCGAGGGCCGCGAGGTGGCCCGCTCACGCGGCGCGCTGCGCGGTGAGCTGCGCCGGCACCTCTCGCAGCTGAGCGGCCTGCTGGAGCTGCGCCCCGAACATCCCGAACTGAAGCTGCAAGAAGGCGAGGTGCGGGCGGTGCTGGCCGAGGTACGTGGGCTGTCCGAGCAGGACGTGACCCACTACACGGCCGCCCTGCAGGACTGGGACCGCGCCCTGGAAGCTGCTGCCGTGCAGGAAATCGAAGCCCTGCGGGCGCGCCTGAGCAGCGAGAGCCAGCCGGCCGGCGACGTGGGTACCCAGGTGGAGGAAAAAGCCGAGGCGATTCGCCGGGGTCGCTGCGAGCTGGGCGCCGAATTGCACGCCACCCAGGCCAGCGCCGCGCTGGATGAGGTCCGCCACCGCCTGGTGGGTGAACTGACCCGTCTCGCGCAGCGGGCCGGCCGGCTGGAACGGGCCCGCAGCGCCGCCGATGCCCAGCTGGCCAAGGCTGCCAGGAACGGCAAAAAGGCTCCCGCCCTAGCGGCCCGGCTCAAGCTGCTGGGCCGGGAAAGTCGCGCCCATGCCGGCCGGCAGGAAGGCTGGCAAGCGCTGGCTGACGCTTGGACTGACTGGCAGACCCTGGAACCGCTATTCAGTGGCTGGCCCGACCTGGCCGCCGCTTATGACCGCTCGCCCAGCGAGGAAGCCGGCGCGGCGCTGGCCAAAGCGCTGGCTGCTCAGCCGCTGGATACCCTGCGCGAGCGGGCCGCCTGGACTGCAGCGCTGCAGGACGGCACCTTTCCGGCGCCGGTGGGCGGCATGCCGGCGGGGCAAGCCGCCCCTGTTATGTCTCCGGCCCCCGCGTCCGCGGCTCATCCCAAGCCGGCCCGCGCCCGGCCCGCCGCTGCGGCCAAGGTTGCTATCGAGGCAGAGCCCCCGGCCACCGACCCGGCCCTGGCTTTCGACTTTGCCGGCGATGTGCTGGAGGAACTGGCGCCCGCTGCACCGCCTGCCCCAACACGAAACCGCAGTGCAGCGTCCCCGGTTCCCCGCCCCGGCCCCACTGAGGAAGTGGACCCGGCCGCTGAAGTGGAGCCAGCTGACGACTGGCAACCTCCAGCTCCGCTGGCCCAGCCTGCACAGCGCACCGCCGACACCCCGCCCTGGGAGGGCTCCCGGGTGGGCGCCGCCCGCATGACGGTCAGCAGCCACGCGGCCCCGGAGCGCCCCCAACCGCAGCCTCAGCAGGCCGAGCGGCCCAAGCAGGGCGCGCTGGAACTGGCGCTGCCCTCCACCGACCTGCTGGACCCCATTCCGGCGGCGGCCCTCAACACCGCCGCGCTGGATGTGTCGGCCCGGCAGCGGGCGGCGCTGATCGACCAGACCCTGGCCGAATTCAACCTGCAAGCCCGGGTGGTGGACTTTGCCCGTGGACCCACCGTGACCCGCTACGAAATCGAGCCGGCCCCCGGCGAGAAAATCAGCCGCATCGCTTCGCTCTCCAACGACCTGGCCCGCGCGCTGGCGGTGGCGGGCGTGCGTATCGAGGCACCGGTGCCGGGCAAGAGCGTGATCGGCCTGGAAGTGCCCAACGCCGACCGCGAGCCGGTCACCTTTCACCAGGCGGTGGCTGCGCCCTCCTTCCAGCGCTCCAAGGCGGCGCTGCCCATCATCCTGGGCAAAAGCATTGACGGCGAGTTGCTGGTGGGCGACCTGGCCAAGATGCCACACCTCCTGATTGCCGGCTCGACCGGCTCGGGCAAGTCAGTGTGCGTCAACACCCTGATCAACTCGCTGCTGTTCCGCTTTTATCCCCAGGAACTGCGCTTCCTCATGATCGACCCCAAGATGGTGGAGCTGACTCCCTACGACGGCATTCCCCATCTGGTGCGCGGCGTGGTGACCAACCCGGTGGACGCCGCCGGGGTGCTGCTGGGCGCGGTGGCCCACATGGAGCGCCGCTACAAGATGATGAGCCAGGTGGGCGCCAAGAACCTGGGGCAGTTCAACGCCAAGATGCGCCAGACTGGCGAGCCGGAGTTGCCGCACCTGATCATCATCATCGACGAGCTGGCCGACCTGATGATCACCAGCCCCAAGGAGGTGGAAGCGGCCATTATGCGCCTGGCCCAGATGGCGCGCGCCACCGGCATGCACCTGGTGCTGGCGACCCAGCGGCCCAGCGTGGACATCCTGACCTCGCTCATCAAGGTGAACGTGCCGGCGCGGGTGGCTTTTGCGGTCAGCTCCGGGCACGATTCGCGCACCATTCTGGATTCGCTGGGGGCCGAGCGCCTGACCGGCATGGGCGACATGCTGTTTTACCAGCCGGGCCTGATCAAGCCGGTGCGGTTGCAGGGGCCGTTTATCAGCGAGGAAGAATCGGTGCGGGTCACTGGCCAGCTCAAGCGGATGATTTTTGAAGACCAGTTCGCGGAAGCTTACGGCGCAGACTTTGACGGCGCAGTGATGGCCGAAGGCCCCGGCGCCGACCCCGCCCAGATGGATTTCTCGGACCCCTACCTGCGCCAGGCGGCGCAGATCGTGGTGGAAGAGGGCCAGGGCAGCGTCTCGCGGCTGCAGCGCCGCCTCAGCGTGGGCCACGCCCGCGCCGGCAAGCTGATGGACATGCTCGAAGCGATGGGCATTGTCAGCAAGCACCAGGGCAGCAAGCCGCGCGATGTGCTTATTACCGAAGCCGACCTGCCGGAGTATTTCGGGCGCTGA
- a CDS encoding cation diffusion facilitator family transporter → MTAQPAPAPAAPRLIRLAWGSVGIAALVLGLKWLAYRLTGSLALYSDALESIINVAAAVAALIALRVSARPADENHPFGHSKAEYLSAVLEGVLIVLAALAILWEAAPHLLHPAPVTLPPLGLALSVGASVVNGLWASRLLRAGQQFRSPALQADGKHLLSDVVSSAGVLAGVVLARLTGWSLLDPLLACAVALNILWSGWHLMRDSVGGLMDAGADPQTQAHIRELLAQHAQGALEAHDLLTRTAGRITFIELHLVVPGDMTVSEAHAICDRLENVLETEIEGTRVTIHVEPQDKAKHSGVLVL, encoded by the coding sequence ATGACTGCCCAGCCTGCCCCCGCTCCCGCTGCCCCCCGGCTGATCCGGCTGGCCTGGGGCAGCGTGGGCATCGCCGCCTTGGTACTGGGCCTGAAGTGGCTGGCCTACCGGCTGACCGGCTCGCTGGCGCTGTATTCAGACGCCCTGGAAAGCATCATCAACGTGGCAGCTGCAGTTGCGGCGCTGATCGCGCTGCGGGTCTCTGCACGCCCGGCCGACGAGAATCACCCCTTCGGGCACTCCAAGGCCGAGTACCTCAGCGCCGTGCTGGAAGGGGTCTTGATCGTGCTGGCAGCCCTGGCCATCCTGTGGGAAGCGGCGCCGCACCTGCTGCACCCGGCGCCGGTCACGCTGCCCCCGCTGGGGCTGGCGCTCAGCGTGGGTGCCTCGGTGGTCAACGGGCTGTGGGCCTCGCGGCTGCTGCGGGCCGGGCAGCAATTCCGCTCGCCCGCACTGCAGGCCGACGGCAAGCACCTGCTGAGCGACGTGGTGTCCTCGGCCGGTGTGCTGGCCGGCGTGGTGCTGGCCCGGCTGACCGGCTGGTCCCTGCTCGACCCGCTGCTGGCCTGTGCGGTGGCCCTCAATATTCTCTGGAGCGGCTGGCACCTGATGCGCGACTCAGTGGGCGGCCTGATGGACGCCGGCGCCGACCCGCAGACCCAGGCCCACATCCGAGAACTGCTGGCGCAGCATGCCCAGGGCGCCCTGGAAGCCCATGACCTGCTGACCCGCACCGCCGGGCGCATCACCTTTATCGAGCTTCATCTGGTGGTGCCGGGCGACATGACGGTCTCGGAAGCCCACGCCATCTGTGACCGACTGGAAAACGTGCTGGAAACGGAAATTGAGGGTACCCGGGTCACCATTCACGTGGAACCGCAGGACAAGGCCAAGCACAGCGGCGTGCTGGTATTGTAA
- a CDS encoding VOC family protein, with protein MTLLTGLDHVQIEAPAGCEAAARQFFTGVLGLPELSKPPILAARGGCWFGLPDGRQLHVGVAADFQARHKGHPALRCADLGAVGQQLDTHGVSWQADEEAGVPRLFLQDPWGNRLEIVQGQHPSRAT; from the coding sequence ATGACCTTGCTGACCGGACTGGACCATGTGCAGATAGAGGCCCCCGCTGGCTGTGAGGCGGCCGCACGGCAATTTTTCACCGGAGTGCTGGGTCTGCCGGAGTTGAGCAAGCCCCCGATCCTGGCTGCCCGTGGCGGCTGCTGGTTCGGGCTGCCGGATGGACGGCAACTTCACGTCGGCGTGGCAGCGGATTTCCAGGCACGCCACAAAGGCCATCCGGCCCTGCGCTGCGCCGACCTGGGGGCGGTGGGCCAGCAACTGGACACCCATGGCGTCTCCTGGCAGGCCGACGAGGAAGCCGGCGTGCCGCGCCTTTTTTTACAGGACCCCTGGGGCAACCGGCTGGAAATCGTGCAGGGACAGCATCCATCCCGGGCGACTTGA
- the rimM gene encoding ribosome maturation factor RimM (Essential for efficient processing of 16S rRNA), translating to MNAPENTTRVGYFLGPQGLKGGIKLFVVGEAEQLAELPRVWVEGWGWLKLRRTELTYPGIALFLSGIETREAAADLRGAQVYAHDNELPGLEEGSYYYHQLRGLPVLSGGAQVGDVVDVMDMGYQDLLVVSHEYGESQVPLQAPYVVIEEDDSGQPARILLTEDTPAGLLGEPDAAESWDDDWDGADDRPAGADEEE from the coding sequence GTGAACGCCCCCGAGAACACCACCCGGGTGGGCTATTTTCTGGGGCCGCAGGGCCTCAAGGGCGGCATCAAGCTGTTCGTGGTGGGCGAGGCCGAGCAGCTGGCCGAGCTGCCCCGCGTGTGGGTGGAAGGCTGGGGCTGGCTGAAGCTGCGCCGCACCGAGCTGACCTACCCCGGCATCGCCCTCTTCCTGAGTGGCATAGAGACTCGCGAGGCCGCTGCCGACCTGCGCGGCGCCCAGGTTTACGCCCACGACAATGAGTTGCCGGGGCTGGAAGAAGGCAGCTACTACTACCATCAGCTGCGCGGCCTGCCGGTGCTGAGCGGCGGCGCACAGGTCGGTGACGTGGTGGATGTGATGGACATGGGCTACCAGGACCTGCTGGTGGTCTCGCATGAGTACGGTGAGTCGCAGGTGCCGCTGCAGGCGCCCTACGTGGTGATTGAAGAAGATGACAGTGGCCAGCCGGCCCGCATTCTGCTGACCGAGGACACCCCGGCGGGCCTATTGGGCGAGCCGGATGCTGCGGAGAGCTGGGACGACGACTGGGACGGGGCAGACGACCGGCCAGCAGGAGCGGACGAAGAAGAGTGA
- a CDS encoding TetR family transcriptional regulator, producing the protein MARRVDPIQDRQRRTALVVAVYQAIYERGYHAVTLADIAAEAGVSRGTLMYHFGSKAGLLTAAMQRFTRTMTAATRRALRQAETPEAKLRAYVENQFYGVENTRRFYTVWLDFQSAAAHDPALMAVQREFLTQTHALDLELARLGGVSGTDARARQLRALVEGLSLRFVAEEQPDLHAYRRECESGARALLGLTAAGGPPP; encoded by the coding sequence GTGGCGCGCCGGGTAGACCCCATTCAGGACCGGCAGCGCCGCACTGCGCTGGTGGTCGCGGTCTATCAGGCCATCTATGAGCGCGGCTACCACGCTGTGACCCTGGCCGATATCGCCGCCGAGGCTGGTGTGAGCCGCGGCACGCTGATGTACCATTTCGGCTCCAAGGCGGGGCTGCTCACGGCGGCGATGCAGCGCTTTACCCGCACCATGACCGCCGCCACTCGCCGGGCGCTGCGGCAGGCAGAAACGCCCGAAGCCAAGCTGCGGGCCTACGTAGAAAACCAGTTTTACGGCGTAGAGAACACCCGGCGCTTTTATACCGTGTGGCTGGACTTTCAGAGTGCCGCCGCCCACGACCCTGCACTGATGGCCGTGCAGCGCGAGTTTCTGACGCAGACCCACGCCCTGGACCTGGAACTGGCCCGGCTGGGTGGCGTGAGCGGCACCGACGCCCGCGCCCGGCAACTCCGCGCGCTGGTCGAGGGCCTCAGCCTGCGCTTCGTGGCCGAGGAGCAGCCCGACCTGCACGCTTACCGCCGGGAGTGCGAAAGCGGAGCGCGGGCACTGCTGGGCTTAACAGCCGCCGGTGGCCCTCCCCCGTGA